Genomic DNA from Acipenser ruthenus chromosome 4, fAciRut3.2 maternal haplotype, whole genome shotgun sequence:
CTGTGTTTAAAGAAGAAAAGATCTGTGACTGGAAAGCAATCcatcacactctctctctctctctctctctctctctctctctctctctctctctctctctctctctatatatatatatataatttaaatatcatTCCACAATGAAAAGCAGTCCTacaagaatttttttatttattctatttttgtcatttaaattAGACACAAAGAACATTGCTGACCCTAGTGTTGCTGAAATGATTGGCACATACTACAAGAGAGGCAGGGACCAGTTCAAATCATTCATGGGGGGCTACAAAGTGAAGACAGATGGTCTTTCTATCAGGCAATTAGGAAGAATAAGATCGCCTTCTTCAAACATGCACCAGTTACCAGAAATTCCAAGATGAAGGTATTGAAGGAAGACAGTCACCTGATCGCTCGGCTTTTCATCTCATGCCCGAGCAGACCATGTGACTTGCACAAATTCTTCCAGTATGAGAACAAGCCAGTCCCTGCCTCTCTCAGGGACAATGGGAAGCTCCATATATGTCAAAAGTCTCAGCTCAATACTTGAAGCTGAAGTGACGATGCCAGACACTGAACCAGAGGCACATGCTATCATCATAGATGGTTCAGCACTGGTGAATATCCTGCCACCACGTACATCTAAGACATCTGATGACTACGCCAGAGAAGATGTACTTCCCAGGTAAGAATCATACTGCACCAAGTACAAGAGAACTGATATTGTGTTTGATGTGTACCGGCAGTCCAGTCTTAAGTCTGAAGCAAGGTCCAAACAGGGAAAGGATATCAGGAGGAGGGTGACTGGAACGAGCAGAACCccacactgcagttatacctccttaaAACATATTGTAGTGATCTCGGTTAACGTAGGCTGGCGCATCACACAGTGCTagacaatccacacacaggcgttGGGCGGGCACCAACCCAAGACCTATAGCACAAAAGCATAGCgacgataccgctgtacaaaagagccggctcttttCAAGTAGGAGCGTATATCGTcagattacgtcacctaccagccctgctgctgccttcccccgtgcacgctacgaTATCAAAGTATTAAAAATTATATAGATTGAAAACAGAGGATTACTTAACTATGTCTTATTAATAACCTATTCGTATTGCACGATttagtgtaaaatattaaaataaaaaatgtcatctGGTCCTTTTCAAAGAAACGTAATGTGAAAAAATGGCCATTCACagactattttgtgttttgctgtttttatattgttttgctgtctaaaatgtaacatttaatttGTAACACCTAAAGTTCACGGTAAACCACGGCgatgaataaatgaatagataagagtaatcacacagacacacttcAACGAAACACTTAAGCATGCATATCTCAAGTAGTGGAAAATTTGGCAAGACACCGgcagcgtaaaggaatatcccctagaaagtgtcctcggggcatcagatgattcgagggcatttcccacctttcacttccagagctcggcaactctacgaaatcaagtcaccctgtccctaacccaaccctaaccttaaagaGCCTCTGCCGTAAAACCGAACCTCAAACCCAATAACCCAAAACCTAACCAtgaagaatcatctgatgccatcaggacactttctaggggatattcctgtGTGCTGCCAAGACACCGAGCCATTGCGCCATTGTTTCCGATCTTGCAGGGATGCTGTCCAGTCATTGTTCGGAGTGCTTTGGCACCTATGCTCACACGGCCATTATTTCTCTTGATTGGCATAATAAAGTAGTCTATAACACCGGGTATCTTGTCGTCGGCTGTGTAAAAAGCGGTAGCGTCTGCTGGAGTcttggaaatgtatttttaaactactagAAACAGGGCACATCTTTTAGTCTCCTGTGGTCTAACACATATAAATCCACATGgcttttgttttctaaaactttttttttttaaaaggagacaTATTGTAatcgtgtttatttcaaaacttttTTAACGTTGTTAGTCCTCTACCGCGTCTCGCCAAATAAAACAAGTGTACATTAGACGATACTTTGTGAACCAGTCCAACAGCTGTATCGGTTCCCCAGCTATCATTCAACGGAAATTCTAAAGGAAATATCAAAGCGGATCATTTTACGGCCGCTCTAGAAATATTAGTTATTTTAAATTGGTTTATTCTAACTGATGGCGAATGAATGCgtatgtgatttaaaaatgacaaaaaccgGTTCTATAATTAAAATACCTCTGAAGGAAGCTGAAACGTTGCATGTTAATACATACTAATGGAAACGGCATAACTACAATATTAAAACAGTAATTTATGGTAGTTTAAAAGTCAGTACAGACAAAAACAATGCACTTTTTTACTATACATATTAATGATCCATTCAGCGATACTTGTTCTATATTATTAGTCAGTACCCACAGGCAATACAAAGCTACATAACTCTGAACCTACAAATCACAATAGCGCAATATAAATATGTACATACACAATATAAATATGTACATACACAACCACCCGTAATCCAACATTAATGCCATCTCTTTAATTCACAAATACTGTTCAGTATCTTTCGTAGGCATAGCATGTGTTTCAGATCACTTTACGCTTGGCGTGTGTGCAACCTCTTTTGTGaattaaaataatgtgatttgaACTACGATGGAATGAGCGTCTCTAGGATCAGACGTCTGTCTTTCACACCCGTCTAATTTAAGAGGAGGGTGCCTGGGAGCCAAAAACGAATTTGGGTGATGAGTGCTGAGTCTCTGAAGAGCCGATGCATTCCACAGGAGGAAGCAGAGTAGTAGGTGGCCGCGGTGATGGGGAGGTGAGCTTTGTAAATAACCAATAACCACTTTTGTGTGTATACCATCTACCTATGAGCGCACAGAGGCGGTTCTTCGTGCAATGGGGTGGTGTTTGAGTTGATTTGGGTTGCCACGTCGCCTTGTGTAAGCGTGGTTACAAGTAGATAGTTAAGAACAGGTAGTTTGCTTATTTGAAATTCATTTACAAAGTAACTTTAAGTGAAGTGCCTGCAGAAATGTTGCTAGGTGCATtgcatttattttgttctgtgctGTTGGGGGTTGTGAATGGAGCAAAACTCCCTGAGCCAGAAGTGAAAATCGAGGTGATGTACAAACCTTTCATCTGCCACAGGAAGTCCAAGTACGGGGATATGCTGCTTGTACATTTCGATGGGTATCTGGAAAGCAACGGAACATCGTTTCATTCAaggtaaatattaaaaaataaaagcataaaaaaagCCTGTGCACATCAACAGTTATGTAAGTGAGTCTTCTGAAGTTCTGAATTTATTTGCATAAACTTAATGTTAACGTGGAATATTGGTACTACAGTGGTATACAATTTGCCCtgtattgagttttttttaaaatttgatcTGAGTAATACCACATGTCAACTATGATGTTgagtatacatttatttaacattgttgtTCGATTTTTTTTTACTACCTATAGGCTGACATTGCAATGGTTAGATTACTAAtctgtgtagagagagagagagagttgctGGTGAGCTACATAGTATCATGCATGGGTCTGAACAGGTATAGCATTATATTGCTGCCCTTCCTCACCACAAGAATGTGCCCCCTGCAGGTAAGGCACCTACCTAGACTGATGGTGGTGGTCAGGTTTGGAAAAAGCCACTGTGCTGGTGAATTACTAATTATGGTGAACTTTAATATTTCAGTTTCCCCAAATCAGGTTCAGTTTTTACACCAAATTAAAATTGTTACCATAGTGTGTTTACTCATTTAActacatgtattaaaaaaaacaaacagatatagcaaaatgttacaatatatatttgccACACTTGCAAAGTTAGGAGTACAGAGCAGTAGTCGCTggatgacatttgtggagcatgaaaatacaaagcaaaaaaaaaatgtcagagaaagggcagcaaagtcctcttggagcatgcaataaaaaagtaacattttctgagaaggagctgagttCTTATGGCTGAGATCACTCaacatgaaacagagttgtttggaaaagcctcagccaacatcaagTATGcaagtatccttaggaaatgatatgtactGACCTGCCCTTTTTGGCATAACATACAaaaatgtgcctagcactctggaaaaggtgggttgggctatccctccagacattccaactgtgctctgaaaggaaccagaggctaagtagtgcagggaacacagcactttcacatgtgcagggatagtggtccctagattgacgctggggtctagctcagccctcaattcagctattaggtctaggatggcCTGCGGTGTGAATCGATAATGCTTTAGCACTGCATTGTCCGAACatgttcctgtctctcctcaacaagagccaagtgtctttgcatcaggaagtgtatcacagcagccatcctgaagtcaatgacaggtctctgcaggtgtgtgcttttatacagctcttaatgaCTCGCTTCCACAATGGTTTGCTCTTTGTAAGAAGAGGTATAACacttttggagggtcagcaattgcctaagtgaaggcaaaatccttacatcacattataatgtttgcgcccgcttagtatccagatcttgcccaattccatgctcttttcttcatttgaatgcatttcttaatataattttaatgaattaatgatggcaaagtgcacatTTGATAGCGGTTGCAGAACGGCAGTTCAGAACGGTGAAGCGAAGCAATCCAAGGAGAGGGTGCGAGAAGCATCCAAAAAatagtaaaactttttttatatgcATCAATAGAAAGGCCATTAAAAATCCTTTAAATTGATGTAAGGCATGGTAGGGTCAGATAAACAATGTGCGATTGAGACGCGGAAAATGCAAAGAGTAGAAACATGCAAAAATGtcagacttttgcacagcagtatatatatatatatgtgtgtgtatatatatatatatatatatatatatatatatatatatatatatatatatataatgtatatatgtatgcaaACCATCTCTGCTCTGTAGTTACAAGCAGCCCGCAAGATACTAAAATGATGCTTTCCGCCCTTCCATCTGTCTTTCAACTCCATAACTCACAAACTGAATTATGAAGGTCATTGTTACTAAAGCATATACAAGTATTGTGGGCAACCTTTGACTTCTGACCTCCTGGTCAAGATCACAGAATACCAAGGCGTTTCAATGTTCTGATAATAGGGTTGGAACCGATTTGGATAACAGTTTGTAGAATTAAACAGTTCGGTACAAACTTGGTTCCTATTGCATTTTGAAGTAAATCTGTGAATCGTAGGTCAAAATAGCCTCTTTTCACCTTTCTCAAAGCACCATTGACCAAGAACCAAAACGACTGAATCAACAATGACCAGCTGAGGATTCACATATATTGGACTGGAGTTGATTGTGAAGAcacttttgtaattttgtttttcagcCGTAAAGAAGGTAATGGCCAGCCTATTTGGTTCACTCTTGGAATAAGAGAAGTTATTAAAGGCTGGGACAAAGGCATGCAGAACATGTGTGCAGGAGAAAAGAGAAAGCTAACAGTTCCTTCATCCCTTGCTTATGGCAAAGATGGGAAAGGTAATTTCAGCAAAGGGTTTTAATAAAATACTAGGTGTATTCATGttttaatatacatgttttaCAGTACAGTGACTGTATAAAAAGTCAATATGCACTATTATCAATTTTCAAAAATGAAGTTAATacaatgcattcatttaaaaatattgtgTCAGTCAAATTAATGAAGTACTAACTCATTATTTGTGCATTGTTTGTACAGTAAGTGTATTTCAATCTTACTAACTACCTTTCTTTCTGTTAACACTTAAGCCCCTAGGTACTTTATGTAGCGGCTGCATGTGTTCTGTGAAAAGATTGCTGGtgtatcaagaaatgcatgtctgCCATTCTCATTCTCTGTACTGCTTTTCTTCACACTGGTAAGCTTAGATCCATTAAGTGCATGCAAAAAATACCTGAAAGCATTATAAACAGTTACCTGTAATATATAACTTTGTAAAACTTGGACTTTGATTCACCTAATAATGTAGTTGCGTGACTGGGATGTGCATTTTGTGGTAAACTTCTTCTTTCAGTATAGGAAGTTAACTTGCTTGTATATGCAGCCATTATCTTATTAAAATACTATCCAATTGCAGTACACCTCTGAAGTTTACAAGTACCTACCAAGCAGCAGGTTTTGTCAATTCAATGTGTCATTTGAACTGTGGTCTACATGTCTTTGTTAGGGAAGATTCCACCGGACAGCACTCTAATATTTGACATGGAGATTTTGGAGATCAGAAATGGACCAAGATCCCATGAATCTTTCCAGGAAATGGACCTTAATGATGACTGGAAGCTGTCCAGACAGGAGGTATGGAATTCTTGCAAGTTCATTAGTTTATCTTGCAGGGTCAGGGTGCAGCAGTCAAAAAGGACCCCCTTTCTTTAATGTTTGTTCCCTATCCAACTTGTCCATTCAGGAGTTTCACAATAAAGAAAAGTGCTGCACCACATCACTGCTCGTAGGCTCTCATGTATACTGTGAAATCAAAGGCTTTTTATGTACCCACCATTAATTAGATGAAAAGTTTCAAAATACTTTTGCATGAAACAAGCATTATTACATGAGAATAGGTGTACAAGTACAGTAggacctcagagttacgaacaccttgggaatggaggttgtttgtaAGTTTGAAATGGCCATAACTGGTTTTAAGAAATGtggacacctgctatctacagcctTAATCTggcgaataatacaaggatacagcacagtactgCAATACttgtattgttatgatttgaaAGACTTTTAGATCGTACTATATGTGGGGAAATGCTACATTTAACTTACTATTGAAATATAGCCGAAGGTTTGTTACAATGAAggccgttatagcgagggtgtactgtatttatattaacACTTCTTTAGAAATAATTGTGCTGATGACAGATTCCTTTTGGGCGTGTACTTCTTTTACTGAGAATGAACACCAGCTTGTCGCTGTGTGTATTCTGGCCTACCATTTATCATAGGAACACAAAGCTTGTAGACAGTATAGTTTTCATTAACCgtttaatatatacatatacatctaaTGCTATTTTTGTGTTGAATTTATTTTCAGGTAAAAGAGTATTTGAGGAAGGAATTTGAAAGACATGGATATGCTCCCAATGATACCCATCATGAAACCATGGTTGAAGACATATTCAAGAAGGAagatgaagacagtgatggatttATATCTTCCAGGGAATTTACCTACAAGCATGATGAGTTATAGAATGGAGGCATTTAGAAACATTTCCCTTATATTTCTCATCTGAGTACAGATTTTAGATGAAGCCCAGAGATGTGAAAAATGATTGTGCCAGCTATCCAAAGAAAAAGAGCAATGTTTCACTTTGTGAAAATACATAACGTTCTTTTATTTTGGACTGATTTTAAATCAGTCGTTTTTATGCCTTTTACTATTTTTGAATGATTGTTTTAAATTTGTTCACAAACATGACCCATTCTAAAGAAACATGCCTACATTGTGCAGCACGGTTGTATGTCTGACTTTTGAAAAAAATCGTTTTTTGATATAAACATTTTTAGTTTGTTAAAAATGATTGTTTTTCTACAAGAATGACCacaagcaataataataaaataaaaatcaagggATTGATGAAAATTCTTTGTTCTTGTTGTTGAGCTGTGCTAACTTTTAGCTCTATGTTCATTCATATAAACATTAATTGCAACGTATCATGCATGCTTATCCACGAGGGGTCGCCCCTTGCCTACTATGTCTGATTAGCAATCACAAGCCAGAGAAATCGCCGTTCTctttcatgtttttttcctttgattttcCTGCAAGGAAATACCGTCTGTCTCAGTGATCCAGTGTTTCTGGAGAGACGTGTACTAGCAAATAAATTATCCTGGTGTGCCACAGCTGGACGTAGAAAATCACCATCCTtccagtcacgtcttttgtttgaagttttgatGCAACGACTGGGACGTTATCttttagtctgtttcaaagtatAAACACAGACCTAATTGAGTACCGGCAGGCCACTGTgtggcgctctctctctctttctcgctgTCGCTCCAACTCTGTCTCGCTCTCTGTCACGTGACTCGGTACCAGCTGCTACCTCGAGTTGCAGAGGAAGGCTGAGCAGGTGAGACACAtccttatttattttcattaaatacaaaataccaaTGTTGCATTCCTATAAAAACACAAGAGAGTCATTGCAAAGTCAATATGCTCATCAGTGAAGGGATTTGATGATTTAGGTCTTGAATAATTGTACATCAGGGCTTTTTCGGGTCTGGCTATGTCTGAGTGTAGACGCGAAGGATATGGGGAAGATGCTCACGCCTTATTGATTTTAATATACAGATGCATATCCTCATATAgaacgctatatatatatatatatatatatatatatatatatatatatatatatatatatatatatatcaatggtTATTGGTTGTATACGCACTGTGGAGTCTGACCTCGGCTTTACTCCGGTGCGGTAATTGCTTGTGGTTTAGGTTACGGGACACttattttggtttaattttatttatcatgtgCATGCTAACAGCAAGTTGTTGTGTTTAGAAAGCTCACAACCTGATGTAAGGTTATTTATTGTCGTCTCGCCATACAAATATTGTTATAGCTTCTTATTATCAACACACAATTGTATATTCAAAAACAAAACCTATAATAAAACGGTTCcaatttttaattatttacatttacagaTAGACTAACGGGTATTTAAAGATTGGGATGACAAAACTGTGTTCAGAAGGCAACAGATCTCGAACCAGTTCACCAGAGAACTGTTCTGAGAAGACTGGTCGTTGTCATAGAATTTTTATTTGATCAATCTAAGGGCCTGGCTTCTTGTCattttcaataaatacataaatatttcaaaatcacAAGATAAATTATATCCAGATctcaaatgtaaaaatatatgcagtcaattctcattaagacAAACTCGGATTAAACGCATTTCCTAAGCTACCAATTTTCTTCATAGTCCTGGACACATTTGTATAATGTTTCTTGTTTATGCTTGTAGAATGGCTGTGCCTCCCCCCAGTTCCAGTTTTGTTGCTTTTCCACCTGCAGCGGAAGCTGGCCGTGTTTTCTTTGGGAAAAATTCCACACGGCCGAGAGATGAAGTCCAGGAGGTGGTGTACTTTCCATGTGCTGAGTATGAGCCTGGAGCTCAAGTTGAGGTAAGAGTTGAGCGTGGAGCTTAAGTTGAGGTAAGAGATGAGCGTGGAGCTCAAGTTGAGGTAAGAGGTAAGTTTATACAAAATTAGTCGCTCGCCGTACACTTCACTTGTCTCTCAGAAAAGGTGCAAAATTAagctgtaaaaatgaaaacattagaaAATATTATGCTAAATACGAAATTGACATGttgaaggttttaaaatccattttcttgcCTCTTTATCAGTAACAACAAGGCTGCCGCTGGTTCCTCTTGTCTGGTGTTGAGGATCTTTTGTTTCTTTGCTTTCAATTTGGTAGAGGCAGTTATTTAAAGACAACACAATAGATGGCTTTCCGTTGTGTGTAGGGTTTCTTTTATCAAAGGAGATGTCACTTTGCACAATTTTAGCTTTGTTTAGCAGTTCTCTCCCCCAAACTACACACCATAACAATAGGAAACCATTTAAACACAACATATTAACGAATAGGATGTCAAATATTGTGGCAACGCTGGAAAACTTGATGTGTGTGGGTATACAGTGTGCTAATTATCTCTTTCTGTTCTTGCTTTCAGTGTACTTACATTACCATTAATCAAGCTCAAAGGACTCACGCTGTTGTCCTAAGCAGACCTGCCTGGTTGTGGGGGGCTGAAATGGGAGCCAATGAGCATGGTGTCTGCATTGCTAATGCGGCTGTTGTTGCCAGAGAGCCTGGTGCCCGGACAGAAGCCTTGCTTGGGATGGATCTTGTCAGGTAAGTAATTGCCAGAAAGCAGCACGCTAGTAACAATATCCTAATACATGTAAGTATTCTGCAcaggtactgtattttaattacacagtaaaataacagttACTTAACTAATGTCTTGCATGTCCGTGTTGGGAATACACAGTGAGCCTTTCTAAATTTTGTTGTCGTGTTGCTTTTATGCTCTCAGCTGAAGTATGCCTTTGACCTTCAGTGATGGGTGTGGAGAtgcaacatttcattttaatgacAAAGCATTGTCTTATAATACAGAATCAAACTGTAACTGGCATCACATACAGTGTCCTGGAACATTAATATATGGTAATGTTGTGTCACTGGCAGTAAATCTGTTGGCTAGGAATCAGATCAGAAATGACCGTGTAAGCAGACGTGGGTGGCGACAGTGAAATTTCAATCTTGGAGGAAAGGTCT
This window encodes:
- the LOC117399256 gene encoding peptidyl-prolyl cis-trans isomerase FKBP14-like isoform X2 yields the protein MGRKSKYGDMLLVHFDGYLESNGTSFHSSRKEGNGQPIWFTLGIREVIKGWDKGMQNMCAGEKRKLTVPSSLAYGKDGKGKIPPDSTLIFDMEILEIRNGPRSHESFQEMDLNDDWKLSRQEVKEYLRKEFERHGYAPNDTHHETMVEDIFKKEDEDSDGFISSREFTYKHDEL
- the LOC117399256 gene encoding peptidyl-prolyl cis-trans isomerase FKBP14-like isoform X1 — translated: MLLGALHLFCSVLLGVVNGAKLPEPEVKIEVMYKPFICHRKSKYGDMLLVHFDGYLESNGTSFHSSRKEGNGQPIWFTLGIREVIKGWDKGMQNMCAGEKRKLTVPSSLAYGKDGKGKIPPDSTLIFDMEILEIRNGPRSHESFQEMDLNDDWKLSRQEVKEYLRKEFERHGYAPNDTHHETMVEDIFKKEDEDSDGFISSREFTYKHDEL